One region of Tachysurus fulvidraco isolate hzauxx_2018 chromosome 9, HZAU_PFXX_2.0, whole genome shotgun sequence genomic DNA includes:
- the hapln1a gene encoding hyaluronan and proteoglycan link protein 1a — translation MLNIISLVLVCLSLANNAYTEENRLQIFASPGENVSLPCSLNPIDGLHFVYAGTRIKWTKLESADEETDVLISMGFHKLTYGRFQDHVHLQEADQNDATLIISNIVPEDYGIYRCEIISGMDDVVVEMELRMGGVVFPYSPRLGRYNLNFHDAEAACLEQGAVVASFQQLYQAWRGGMDWCNAGWLSDGSVQYPINKPRHPCGGNVVAGLRSYGRRNKTNSLFDVFCYTTEHNGDIFFVDQILTFLEARQACEDNGAELAKVGHIYAAWKLQGYDRCDAGWLADGSVRYPISKPRMKCSPTEAAVRFIGFPEKKHKLYGAYCYRANQ, via the exons atgcTAAACATAATCTCCTTGGTGTTAGTCTGCCTGAGCCTTGCCAACAACGCATATACAGAAG agAATCGCCTTCAGATCTTTGCAAGTCCAGGTGAAAATGTTAGTTTGCCCTGCAGCCTGAACCCTATTGATGGGTTACATTTTGTTTATGCCGGAACCAGGATCAAGTGGACCAAGCTTGAGAGTGCTGATGAGGAAACTGACGTGCTGATTTCAATGGGTTTCCACAAGCTCACATATGGACGCTTCCAAGACCATGTTCATTTGCAGGAGGCTGATCAAAATGATGCCACCCTAATTATTAGCAACATTGTCCCAGAGGACTATGGCATATATAGGTGTGAGATCATCAGTGGCATGGATGACGTTGTAGTGGAGATGGAGCTTCGAATGGGTG GGGTTGTATTCCCATACTCCCCACGCTTGGGCCGCTACAACCTAAACTTCCACGATGCTGAGGCAGCCTGCCTGGAGCAGGGTGCTGTGGTGGCATCCTTCCAGCAGCTCTACCAGGCCTGGAGAGGAGGGATGGACTGGTGCAACGCTGGCTGGTTGAGTGATGGATCTGTACAGTACCCCATCAACAAACCAAGACATCCATGCGGGGGCAATGTTGTTGCTGGACTCAGGAGTTACGGCCGGCGTAACAAAACCAACAGCCTATTTGATGTTTTCTgctacaccactgaacacaatg GAGATATCTTCTTTGTGGATCAGATACTGACCTTCCTTGAGGCGAGGCAGGCCTGTGAAGATAATGGAGCTGAACTTGCGAAGGTGGGACACATTTACGCTGCCTGGAAGCTGCAGGGCTACGACCGTTGTGATGCTGGATGGTTGGCTGATGGTAGTGTAAGATATCCCATTTCCAAACCTAGGATGAAGTGCAGTCCCACAGAAGCAGCTGTCCGTTTCATCGGATTTCCCGAAAAGAAGCACAAGCTCTATGGGGCCTACTGCTACAGAGCTAACCAATAA